The Blastococcus sp. HT6-4 genome window below encodes:
- a CDS encoding response regulator — translation MIRVLVVEDEPVAAEAHRTYVDRTAGFGTAAVAGTGALALDALARVPVDLVLLDMNLPDTHGVELCRRIRAARLDVDVLAVTSARELTTVRAAAAHGVVGYLLKPFTYAALRDRLLAYADYRDRLPADGDAAGQEDVDRALEGPRPQRQASLPKGMHPQTLDAVVAVLRAADGLSAAETAGRTGTSRITARRYLEYLAEAGLATRTPRYGGAGRPETEYRWR, via the coding sequence GTGATCCGGGTCCTGGTGGTCGAGGACGAGCCGGTCGCCGCCGAGGCCCACCGCACCTACGTCGACCGCACGGCGGGTTTCGGCACTGCCGCGGTCGCCGGCACCGGGGCGCTCGCGTTGGACGCGCTGGCGCGCGTGCCGGTGGACCTGGTGCTGCTCGACATGAACCTCCCCGACACGCACGGCGTGGAGTTGTGCCGCCGGATCCGCGCCGCCCGCCTCGACGTGGACGTCCTCGCCGTGACCTCGGCCCGGGAGCTCACCACCGTGCGCGCCGCCGCGGCGCACGGCGTCGTCGGCTACCTGCTCAAGCCCTTCACCTATGCGGCCCTGCGGGACCGGCTGCTGGCCTACGCCGACTACCGGGACCGGCTGCCCGCGGACGGCGACGCCGCTGGCCAGGAGGACGTCGACCGGGCATTGGAGGGCCCACGGCCGCAGCGGCAGGCGTCCTTGCCGAAGGGCATGCACCCCCAGACCCTCGACGCGGTGGTGGCGGTGCTCCGCGCCGCCGACGGGCTGTCCGCCGCCGAGACCGCCGGCCGGACGGGTACGTCCCGGATCACGGCCCGCCGGTACCTGGAGTACCTGGCGGAGGCAGGGCTGGCCACCCGCACACCCCGCTACGGCGGCGCGGGCCGACCGGAGACGGAGTACCGCTGGCGGTGA
- a CDS encoding MFS transporter: MTAAATPSVGHGRGTSGYRRLVAAVWAAGVGCFALLYAPQALLPLISGDLHVPPSSAALVVSVATGTLALALLPMSYLADRVGRTRLMTVALVTAAVLGIAAPLAPSIEVLLLVRAAQGVAIAGLPALAMAHLTEEVRPSGVGVAMGLYIAGNTVGGLSGRVLSSVVADIGGWRAGLAATGALALVCAVAFHLLLPPPVARPAAPLPAAPRGHLGRHLRDPGIRLLCLTGFVLMAAFVTVYNFLGFRLLDDPFGLSPTLVGLVFLTYLAGTTSSPAAGRLGDRFGRRAVLLAGVLLTLAAALLTLSALLLAVLVGLVLFTIGFFAAHTSASGMVGNRARVGRAHASALYLLAYYAGSSVGGWLGGFAYERGQWPAVVGYVASLLLVAIGLALLLRRTPPLPVAPPPVG; the protein is encoded by the coding sequence GTGACCGCGGCCGCCACCCCCTCCGTCGGGCACGGGCGGGGAACCTCCGGTTATCGCCGTCTCGTCGCCGCCGTCTGGGCCGCCGGGGTGGGCTGCTTCGCCCTGCTGTACGCCCCGCAGGCTCTCCTGCCCCTCATCTCCGGTGACCTCCACGTCCCGCCGTCGAGCGCGGCGCTGGTCGTCTCCGTCGCCACGGGCACGCTCGCGCTGGCCCTCCTCCCGATGAGCTATCTCGCCGACCGGGTCGGCCGGACCCGGCTGATGACGGTCGCGCTGGTGACCGCCGCGGTGCTCGGGATCGCGGCCCCCCTCGCGCCGTCGATCGAGGTGCTGCTCCTGGTGCGGGCGGCGCAGGGCGTCGCGATCGCCGGGCTCCCCGCTCTCGCGATGGCGCACCTGACGGAGGAGGTGCGGCCGTCGGGCGTCGGCGTCGCGATGGGGCTCTACATCGCCGGCAACACCGTCGGTGGACTGTCCGGGCGGGTGCTGAGCAGCGTGGTCGCCGACATCGGCGGCTGGCGGGCCGGCCTGGCCGCCACCGGGGCGCTCGCCCTGGTCTGCGCCGTCGCGTTCCACCTGCTGCTGCCCCCGCCGGTCGCCCGGCCCGCTGCTCCGCTCCCCGCGGCCCCCCGCGGGCACCTGGGCCGGCACCTGCGCGATCCCGGCATCCGGCTGCTGTGCCTCACCGGGTTCGTGCTGATGGCGGCGTTCGTCACCGTGTACAACTTCCTCGGGTTCCGCCTGCTCGACGACCCCTTCGGACTGTCACCGACCCTCGTCGGGCTCGTCTTCCTCACCTACCTCGCCGGCACGACCAGTTCGCCGGCGGCCGGCCGGCTCGGCGACCGGTTCGGCCGGCGGGCCGTCCTGCTCGCCGGCGTGCTGCTGACCCTGGCAGCGGCGCTGCTCACGCTGAGCGCGCTACTCCTCGCGGTGCTGGTCGGCCTCGTCCTGTTCACGATCGGGTTCTTCGCCGCCCACACCTCGGCCAGCGGCATGGTCGGCAACAGGGCCCGGGTCGGACGCGCGCACGCCTCGGCGCTCTACCTGCTGGCCTACTACGCCGGCAGCAGCGTGGGCGGATGGCTCGGCGGCTTCGCCTACGAACGCGGGCAGTGGCCGGCCGTGGTGGGCTACGTCGCCAGCCTTCTGCTCGTCGCGATCGGCCTGGCGCTGCTGCTGCGGCGGACACCGCCCCTCCCGGTCGCACCCCCTCCGGTCGGCTGA
- a CDS encoding mandelate racemase/muconate lactonizing enzyme family protein, with protein MRIVDIRETTVPIEADMSNAFINFSKMTVSVLALVTDETRDGEPVIGYGFNSNGRYAQGGLLRDRIIPRVLEAAPESLIGEHGDIDPELVWRAAMRDEKPGGHGDRGVAMGVLDMASWDLAAKLAGVPLNRLLSERARDPRTPAAPAEKVWVYAAGGYYYPGRGIEALQAEMLSYVDLGYRTVKMKIGGAPLAEDLRRIEAVLDVLPDGCDLAVDANGRFDLARALAYADALSAHPLRWYEEAGDPLDFEDLRALAERYPGPLATGENLMSFQEARNLIRYGGLRPDRDILQMDPALSYGLTEFRRIVTMLYDSGWSPDRCVPHGGHQFNLSIASAFHLHGCESYPGIFEPFGGFADGYPIEDGHVRLPDAPGIGLEQKASLAPVLRDVLA; from the coding sequence ATGCGCATCGTCGACATCCGCGAGACGACCGTCCCCATCGAGGCGGACATGTCCAACGCGTTCATCAACTTCTCGAAGATGACCGTCAGCGTCCTGGCGCTGGTTACCGACGAGACCCGCGACGGGGAGCCGGTGATCGGCTACGGCTTCAACTCCAACGGGCGGTACGCGCAGGGCGGCCTGCTGCGCGACCGGATCATCCCGCGGGTGCTCGAGGCTGCGCCGGAGAGCCTGATCGGCGAGCACGGGGACATCGATCCGGAGCTCGTCTGGCGCGCGGCGATGCGCGACGAGAAGCCCGGCGGCCACGGCGACCGGGGGGTCGCGATGGGCGTGCTGGACATGGCGTCCTGGGACCTCGCCGCCAAGCTGGCCGGCGTTCCGCTGAACCGGCTGCTCAGCGAGCGCGCCCGTGACCCGCGGACGCCGGCGGCCCCTGCCGAGAAGGTCTGGGTCTACGCCGCCGGTGGCTACTACTACCCGGGGCGCGGGATCGAGGCCCTGCAGGCCGAGATGCTCTCCTACGTGGACCTGGGTTACCGCACGGTCAAGATGAAGATCGGCGGCGCCCCGCTGGCCGAGGACCTGCGGCGTATCGAGGCCGTCCTGGACGTGCTGCCCGACGGCTGCGACCTCGCGGTGGACGCCAACGGACGCTTCGACCTCGCGCGGGCGCTGGCCTACGCCGACGCGCTCAGCGCCCATCCGCTGCGCTGGTACGAGGAGGCCGGGGACCCGTTGGACTTCGAGGACCTGCGTGCGCTGGCCGAGCGCTACCCGGGGCCGCTGGCGACGGGAGAGAACCTGATGTCGTTCCAGGAGGCGCGCAACCTCATCCGCTACGGCGGGCTGCGACCCGACCGCGACATCCTCCAGATGGACCCGGCGCTCAGCTACGGCCTGACCGAGTTCCGCCGGATCGTGACCATGCTGTACGACTCCGGCTGGAGCCCCGACCGCTGCGTGCCGCACGGTGGCCACCAGTTCAACTTGTCCATCGCCTCGGCGTTCCACCTGCACGGCTGCGAGTCCTACCCCGGCATCTTCGAGCCCTTCGGTGGTTTCGCCGACGGGTACCCGATCGAGGACGGCCACGTGCGGCTCCCGGACGCACCCGGCATCGGCCTCGAGCAGAAGGCGTCGCTCGCCCCGGTGCTCCGGGACGTCCTCGCCTGA
- a CDS encoding tripartite tricarboxylate transporter TctB family protein — MHGARKDLLAGAVFVGFGLAFAITSSTYEVGSALRMGPGYFPLVLGSLLVVLGIAIAVKAFVAGEGDDLGPVPWKAAVLLVAALLFFGYTVRGLGLIPSMLVTVFLTAMAGRNARVIPAALVAASLTALSILIFVIALQLRLPYVGPWLQG, encoded by the coding sequence ATGCACGGTGCGCGCAAGGATCTCCTTGCGGGTGCGGTATTCGTCGGCTTCGGGTTGGCGTTCGCCATCACCTCCAGCACCTACGAGGTCGGCAGCGCGCTCCGCATGGGGCCGGGCTACTTCCCCCTCGTCCTGGGCAGCCTGCTGGTCGTGCTCGGCATCGCCATCGCGGTCAAGGCGTTCGTCGCCGGCGAGGGCGACGACCTCGGACCGGTGCCGTGGAAGGCGGCCGTCCTCCTCGTGGCCGCGCTGCTCTTCTTCGGCTACACCGTGCGGGGGCTGGGGCTGATCCCGTCGATGCTCGTGACGGTCTTCCTGACGGCGATGGCCGGGCGCAATGCCCGCGTGATCCCCGCCGCTCTGGTCGCGGCGTCCCTCACGGCCCTGAGCATCCTGATCTTCGTGATCGCGCTGCAGCTGCGGCTGCCGTACGTCGGCCCCTGGCTGCAGGGCTGA
- a CDS encoding tautomerase family protein encodes MGVPSLQLDLPLRMDLDAKRSLAREIGSVYAEVMGVSLEFITVAIHDLGPGGVWRCGGDGPEPAGLVMCDVRAGRPAATRELLARRIVDVCVRVCGLEERRLKVEFTQHSGDEMYHPHLGGFAPDWAPDTGEGTG; translated from the coding sequence ATGGGCGTGCCGTCGCTGCAGCTGGACCTCCCGCTCCGCATGGACCTCGACGCCAAGCGGTCTCTCGCCAGGGAGATCGGATCGGTCTACGCCGAGGTGATGGGGGTGTCGCTCGAGTTCATCACCGTCGCGATCCACGATCTGGGCCCCGGCGGGGTGTGGCGGTGTGGCGGGGACGGTCCCGAACCCGCGGGACTGGTGATGTGCGACGTCCGCGCCGGCCGGCCCGCCGCGACGCGAGAACTCCTCGCCCGCCGGATCGTCGACGTGTGCGTCCGGGTCTGCGGACTGGAGGAGCGCCGGCTGAAGGTGGAGTTCACGCAGCACTCCGGTGACGAGATGTACCACCCGCACCTGGGCGGCTTCGCCCCGGACTGGGCGCCCGACACGGGGGAGGGGACCGGCTGA
- a CDS encoding tripartite tricarboxylate transporter substrate-binding protein, with protein MSLHHLNDGLTRPRTARPGVGRFSRLAGLAAASLLLAACGGGGGGAGGEEDPAAAEAFPEDDITFVVPFSAGGPTDTVTRLVAEPIAEELGANIIVQNVEGAGGTIAAGQVAAANPDGYTVLMHHIGMSTAPSLYADLPFDPLEDFEPLGLVTQVPMTIVARSDFEPETMEELVEYVQANAGDITLANAGIGAASHLCGLLLQDALGVELTEVPYEGTGPALTDLVAGEVDLMCDQTTNTTGQIQAGQIKAYAVTTPERVETLPDLPTTEEAGLEELQVGVWHGFYAPAGTPEGVQEELSTAILAALEDENVVSQLGELGAAPFSQEEATPEAHRQLLEEQIQQWQSIIEEAGVAPN; from the coding sequence ATGTCCCTGCATCACCTCAACGATGGCCTCACGCGCCCGCGCACGGCTCGACCCGGCGTCGGCCGGTTCTCGCGCCTGGCCGGCCTGGCCGCCGCCTCCCTGCTGCTGGCCGCGTGCGGCGGCGGGGGGGGCGGAGCCGGGGGCGAGGAGGACCCGGCGGCCGCGGAGGCCTTCCCGGAGGACGACATCACCTTCGTCGTGCCGTTCTCGGCCGGTGGGCCGACGGACACGGTGACCCGCCTGGTCGCCGAGCCGATCGCCGAGGAGCTGGGCGCGAACATCATCGTGCAGAACGTCGAGGGCGCCGGCGGCACCATCGCGGCCGGCCAGGTGGCCGCGGCCAACCCGGACGGCTACACGGTGCTGATGCACCACATCGGCATGTCCACCGCGCCGTCGCTCTACGCCGACCTGCCGTTCGACCCGCTCGAGGACTTCGAGCCGCTGGGCCTGGTCACGCAGGTCCCGATGACGATCGTGGCGCGCAGCGACTTCGAGCCCGAGACGATGGAGGAGCTGGTCGAGTACGTCCAGGCGAACGCCGGGGACATCACGCTGGCCAACGCCGGTATCGGTGCCGCGTCCCACCTGTGCGGGCTGCTCCTGCAGGATGCGCTCGGCGTGGAGCTCACCGAGGTGCCCTACGAGGGGACCGGCCCGGCCCTGACCGACCTCGTCGCCGGTGAGGTCGACCTCATGTGCGACCAGACCACCAACACGACCGGGCAGATCCAGGCCGGTCAGATCAAGGCCTACGCCGTGACCACCCCCGAGCGGGTCGAGACGCTCCCCGACCTGCCCACCACGGAGGAAGCCGGGCTCGAGGAGCTCCAGGTCGGTGTCTGGCACGGGTTCTACGCCCCGGCGGGGACGCCGGAGGGCGTCCAGGAGGAGCTCTCCACGGCCATCCTGGCGGCCCTGGAGGACGAGAACGTGGTCAGCCAGCTCGGTGAGCTGGGTGCCGCCCCGTTCAGCCAGGAGGAGGCCACGCCCGAGGCCCACCGCCAGCTCCTGGAGGAGCAGATCCAGCAGTGGCAGTCGATCATCGAGGAAGCCGGCGTCGCCCCCAACTGA
- a CDS encoding sensor histidine kinase has translation MRSPDLPLRRRPRPTSLARQLLLLQGLVVAVIVLTATAAAYVNAQRTAQHDAEVQATAIVAALAHSPLVVDEVSGPRPTDVLQPYVEAVRRDTGMSFITVFAPDRTRYTHPDPSEIGRSFIGTIEPALAGRTFTETYTGTLGPSVRATGPILDQDGDVVALVSAGITLDAIGADLARSLPGILVAGLVTLAVGSAGSWLISRRLRRQTRGLGAPVLARMLDYYQAVLHAVREGLLVVDGNRRVQLVNDEARRLLSLDADPNGRHVSELRLSEDLTEMLCGQQQTVDEVHVSGGRVLVVNQVPARASGSSAGVVVTLRDHTELQALTGELDSVRAFAESLRAQAHEAGNRLHTTVSLIELGREQDAVEFATAELASAQRLTDRVVDAVEEPVLAALLLGKSATAHERGVRLEIDPGTAVAATGIPSGELVTIVGNLLDNAIDAALAGAPPREVQFAAWVDRDRLEIRVEDSGPGLTEQQVPRVFERGWTTKDADDQPSAGSGRGLGLALVAQAVRRNGGSVTVRPGPGAQFAVSLPVRTAVESAP, from the coding sequence GTGCGCAGCCCCGACCTCCCGCTGCGACGGCGTCCCAGGCCGACCAGCCTGGCGCGACAGCTGCTGCTGCTGCAGGGCCTGGTCGTCGCCGTCATCGTGCTCACGGCGACGGCCGCCGCATATGTGAACGCGCAACGGACGGCGCAGCACGACGCCGAGGTGCAGGCGACGGCGATCGTGGCCGCACTCGCCCACTCACCCCTGGTGGTCGACGAGGTGAGCGGCCCCCGGCCGACCGACGTGCTGCAGCCGTACGTGGAGGCCGTCCGCAGGGACACCGGCATGTCCTTCATCACCGTGTTCGCGCCGGACCGGACCCGCTACACCCATCCCGACCCGTCGGAGATCGGCCGCTCGTTCATCGGCACGATCGAGCCGGCGCTGGCGGGCCGGACCTTCACCGAGACGTACACGGGGACCCTGGGGCCGTCGGTGCGGGCGACCGGCCCCATCCTCGACCAGGACGGCGACGTCGTCGCGCTCGTCTCGGCGGGGATCACGCTCGATGCGATCGGGGCGGACCTCGCCCGGTCGCTGCCCGGCATCCTCGTGGCCGGGCTGGTCACCCTCGCCGTGGGGAGCGCGGGCAGCTGGCTGATCAGCCGGCGGCTGCGGCGGCAGACGCGCGGTCTGGGCGCGCCCGTTCTCGCCCGGATGCTCGACTACTACCAGGCCGTGCTGCACGCCGTGCGCGAAGGGCTGCTGGTCGTGGACGGGAATCGGCGGGTGCAGCTGGTCAACGACGAGGCGCGCCGCCTGCTGTCCCTCGACGCCGACCCGAACGGACGCCACGTCAGCGAGCTGCGCCTGTCCGAGGACCTCACGGAGATGCTGTGCGGGCAGCAGCAGACGGTCGACGAGGTGCACGTCAGCGGGGGGCGGGTGCTGGTGGTGAACCAGGTGCCGGCCCGCGCCTCGGGCAGCTCGGCCGGTGTCGTGGTGACGCTGCGCGACCACACCGAGCTGCAGGCGCTGACCGGTGAGCTGGACAGCGTGCGCGCGTTCGCCGAGTCCCTGCGGGCGCAGGCCCACGAGGCGGGCAACCGGCTGCACACCACGGTGTCCCTGATCGAACTGGGCCGGGAGCAGGATGCCGTGGAGTTCGCCACGGCCGAGCTGGCGTCGGCCCAGCGGCTGACCGACCGCGTGGTCGACGCCGTCGAGGAGCCGGTGCTCGCGGCGCTGCTGCTGGGCAAGTCGGCGACCGCGCACGAACGGGGGGTGCGGCTCGAGATCGACCCCGGCACCGCCGTCGCGGCGACGGGCATCCCCAGCGGCGAGCTGGTGACCATCGTCGGCAACCTGCTCGACAACGCCATCGACGCCGCGCTCGCCGGTGCCCCTCCGCGTGAGGTGCAGTTCGCCGCCTGGGTCGACCGCGATCGCCTCGAGATCCGCGTGGAGGACAGCGGGCCGGGGCTCACCGAGCAGCAGGTGCCCCGGGTGTTCGAGCGGGGCTGGACCACCAAGGACGCCGACGACCAGCCCTCGGCGGGCTCCGGACGGGGTCTCGGCCTGGCGCTCGTCGCCCAGGCGGTCCGCCGCAACGGCGGTTCGGTCACCGTGCGCCCGGGTCCCGGTGCGCAGTTCGCCGTGTCGTTGCCCGTCCGTACCGCCGTGGAGAGTGCACCGTGA
- the hrpB gene encoding ATP-dependent helicase HrpB, producing MLPPPGTPGTDLPVRSVLPAVADALSARGGAVLVAPPGTGKTTLVPLALAGSLPGRVVVAEPRRVAARAAARRMAALLGEPVGGRVGYSVRGDSRRSAATRVEVVTTGLLVRRLQADPELPGVDAVVLDECHERHLDTDLALAFGLDVRGALRPDLHLLAMSATAQADRLAALMGGEAGPAPVVEARGALHDVDVVWAPPGPVEPPHGPRVDPRLLAHVAATVRRALAERSGDVLVFLPGAAEIGAVTGRLHGLDADVLPLHGRLPATAQDAALRQGPRRRVVLATALAESSLTVPGVRVVVDAGLARVPRADLSRGLGSLATVRASRASVTQRAGRAGREAPGAVYRCWTAAEHDRLPAHEEPEVVTADLTAFALELACWGAPGGQGLGLLDAPPPAALLVAGQTLRTLGAVDDDGRVTPRGRALSAIGVHPRLARALLDGAPLVGRRRAAEVVALLSADLSFRSDDLAAAWRDLRSGADRGAAGRWREEVTRLERAVEDVRAPRLPDDTAAGLVVGLAHPERLARRRPGSTGTFLMAAGTGAELAPGSALTGAPWLAVAVADRSPGRRDARVRSAVAIDEATAVEAGGPLHAEGDEVAWRDGDVRGARVERLGAIVLAERPLPDPDPAEVGAAVAEGLRLEGLGLLAWTPAARRLRARLAAAHAGLGEPWPAVDDDALLAAIDVSGARSRADLTRLDVVAALRGLVPWQVAGSLDALVPDQVSVPTGSRIRVDYTDPAVPTLSVRVQEVFGWAQAPRVAGRPLRLQLLSPAQRVVATTADLAGFWVTGYPAVRSELRGRYPRHPWPEDPAAAPATRRATSRARPRD from the coding sequence GTGCTGCCACCGCCCGGGACGCCCGGGACCGATCTGCCGGTCCGCTCCGTGCTGCCCGCGGTGGCCGACGCGCTGTCGGCCCGGGGGGGCGCCGTGCTGGTGGCCCCGCCCGGAACCGGGAAGACCACGCTCGTCCCGCTGGCACTGGCCGGTTCCCTCCCGGGGCGCGTCGTCGTGGCCGAGCCGCGCCGCGTGGCCGCCCGGGCCGCCGCCCGCCGGATGGCCGCGCTGCTGGGCGAGCCCGTCGGCGGGCGGGTGGGCTACAGCGTCCGCGGGGACAGCCGGCGCAGCGCCGCCACCCGGGTCGAGGTGGTCACCACCGGCCTGCTCGTCCGCCGCCTGCAGGCCGATCCGGAACTGCCGGGCGTGGACGCGGTGGTCCTGGACGAGTGCCACGAGCGGCACCTGGACACCGACCTGGCGCTCGCCTTCGGCCTCGACGTCCGTGGTGCGCTGCGCCCGGACCTGCACCTGCTCGCCATGTCGGCGACGGCCCAGGCCGACCGGCTCGCCGCCCTCATGGGCGGGGAGGCCGGCCCGGCTCCGGTCGTCGAGGCGCGCGGGGCCCTGCACGACGTCGACGTGGTCTGGGCCCCGCCCGGCCCGGTCGAGCCGCCGCACGGTCCGCGGGTCGATCCGCGGCTGCTCGCCCACGTCGCCGCGACCGTCCGCCGGGCGCTCGCCGAGCGGAGCGGCGACGTCCTGGTCTTCCTGCCCGGCGCCGCCGAGATCGGCGCGGTGACCGGTCGGCTGCACGGCCTGGACGCCGACGTGCTGCCGCTGCACGGCCGGCTGCCGGCCACGGCGCAGGACGCCGCGCTGCGGCAGGGGCCCCGCCGCCGGGTCGTCCTCGCCACCGCGCTCGCGGAGAGCAGCCTGACCGTGCCCGGCGTCCGCGTCGTCGTCGACGCCGGGCTCGCGCGCGTGCCGCGGGCCGACCTGTCCCGCGGCCTGGGCTCGCTGGCCACGGTGCGGGCGTCCCGGGCATCGGTCACCCAGCGCGCCGGCCGGGCCGGCCGCGAGGCGCCGGGTGCGGTCTACCGCTGCTGGACCGCCGCCGAGCACGACCGGCTCCCGGCGCACGAGGAGCCGGAAGTGGTCACCGCCGACCTCACCGCCTTCGCGCTGGAGCTGGCGTGCTGGGGGGCGCCGGGCGGCCAGGGCCTCGGCCTGCTCGACGCTCCCCCGCCGGCCGCCCTGCTCGTCGCCGGGCAGACGCTGCGCACCCTCGGCGCGGTGGACGACGACGGCCGGGTGACCCCGCGGGGGCGAGCGCTGAGCGCGATCGGGGTGCATCCGCGGCTGGCCCGTGCGCTGCTGGACGGCGCCCCGCTGGTGGGCCGTCGCCGGGCGGCCGAGGTGGTCGCCCTGCTGTCGGCGGACCTCTCCTTCCGCAGCGACGACCTGGCGGCGGCCTGGCGCGACCTGCGCTCCGGGGCGGACCGCGGCGCCGCCGGCCGCTGGCGGGAGGAGGTCACCCGCCTCGAGCGGGCGGTCGAGGACGTCCGGGCACCGCGGCTGCCCGACGACACCGCGGCCGGGCTGGTGGTCGGCCTCGCCCATCCCGAGCGGCTCGCCCGTCGCCGGCCGGGCAGCACCGGCACCTTCCTCATGGCCGCCGGCACCGGCGCCGAGCTGGCGCCCGGCTCGGCCCTCACCGGTGCCCCGTGGCTGGCGGTCGCCGTCGCCGACCGTTCGCCCGGACGTCGGGACGCCCGCGTGCGATCGGCGGTCGCGATCGACGAGGCCACCGCCGTGGAGGCCGGCGGGCCGCTGCACGCCGAGGGCGACGAGGTGGCCTGGCGCGACGGCGACGTCCGCGGCGCGCGGGTGGAACGGCTGGGCGCGATCGTGCTGGCCGAGCGCCCGCTCCCCGACCCGGACCCGGCCGAGGTGGGCGCCGCCGTCGCCGAGGGGCTCCGGCTGGAGGGGCTCGGGCTGCTGGCCTGGACACCGGCGGCCCGCCGCCTCAGGGCCCGCCTGGCGGCCGCGCACGCCGGGCTCGGCGAGCCGTGGCCGGCCGTCGACGACGACGCCCTCCTCGCCGCGATCGACGTCTCGGGTGCCCGCAGCCGCGCCGACCTCACCCGTCTCGACGTCGTGGCGGCGCTCCGGGGGCTGGTGCCCTGGCAGGTGGCGGGGAGCCTGGACGCCCTCGTGCCCGACCAGGTGTCCGTGCCCACCGGCTCGCGCATCCGGGTCGACTACACCGATCCGGCCGTCCCCACCCTCTCCGTCCGCGTGCAGGAGGTGTTCGGCTGGGCACAAGCACCCCGGGTCGCCGGCCGCCCGCTGCGGCTCCAGCTGCTCTCCCCCGCGCAGCGGGTCGTCGCGACCACGGCCGACCTGGCCGGCTTCTGGGTGACCGGCTATCCCGCCGTCCGCAGCGAGCTGCGCGGCCGCTATCCCCGGCACCCCTGGCCGGAGGACCCGGCGGCCGCACCGGCCACGAGGCGAGCGACGTCACGGGCCCGACCACGGGACTGA